The following proteins are co-located in the Microbulbifer sp. VAAF005 genome:
- the rpsK gene encoding 30S ribosomal protein S11 yields the protein MAKPKTTVRKKVKKTVVDGIAHIHASFNNTIVTITDRQGNTLSWATAGGSGFRGSRKSTPFAAQVAAERAGTAAQEYGLKNLDVEVKGPGPGRESAVRALNNCGYKITNITDVTPIPHNGCRPPKKRRV from the coding sequence ATGGCTAAGCCAAAAACTACTGTTCGCAAAAAGGTCAAAAAGACCGTTGTCGACGGTATTGCCCACATCCACGCATCGTTCAACAACACGATCGTGACGATCACTGATCGCCAGGGTAATACCCTCAGCTGGGCCACCGCAGGTGGATCTGGCTTCCGTGGCTCGCGTAAGAGCACCCCGTTTGCAGCCCAGGTTGCCGCTGAGCGCGCAGGTACTGCAGCTCAGGAATACGGCCTGAAAAACCTCGACGTAGAAGTTAAGGGCCCTGGCCCCGGTCGCGAATCTGCCGTTCGTGCACTGAACAACTGCGGCTACAAGATCACCAACATCACCGACGTGACGCCTATCCCGCATAACGGATGTCGTCCACCTAAAAAGCGTCGCGTGTAA
- the rpsM gene encoding 30S ribosomal protein S13 — MARIAGVNVPDHKHAVISLTHIYGVGRTTAKSILAAVGIAESTKIRELSEEQIETIRGEVAKLTVEGDLRREISMNIKRLMDLGCYRGLRHRRSLPLRGQRTKTNARTRKGPRKPIRK, encoded by the coding sequence ATGGCACGTATTGCTGGTGTCAATGTACCAGACCACAAGCACGCCGTAATCTCCCTGACCCACATTTATGGGGTTGGTCGCACTACGGCTAAGTCTATTTTGGCAGCGGTTGGTATCGCTGAATCCACCAAAATCCGCGAACTGTCTGAAGAGCAGATCGAAACCATCCGTGGTGAAGTTGCAAAACTGACCGTGGAAGGCGACCTGCGCCGTGAAATATCCATGAACATCAAGCGTTTGATGGACCTGGGTTGTTATCGCGGTCTGCGTCACCGTCGCAGCTTGCCGCTGCGTGGTCAGCGCACCAAGACCAATGCTCGCACCCGTAAGGGTCCGCGCAAGCCGATTCGCAAGTAA
- the rpmJ gene encoding 50S ribosomal protein L36: MKVRASVKKICRNCKIVRRKGVLRVICSAEPRHKQRQG; the protein is encoded by the coding sequence ATGAAAGTACGCGCTTCTGTAAAAAAGATCTGCCGTAACTGCAAAATCGTGCGTCGCAAGGGTGTTCTGCGGGTAATCTGCAGCGCTGAGCCACGTCACAAGCAGCGTCAAGGCTAA
- the secY gene encoding preprotein translocase subunit SecY translates to MARPGSGGNPLGNSKGLGELWARLRFLFLAILVYRLGTHIPVPGIDPEKLSNLFNQNQGTILGLFNMFSGGALERMSILALGIMPYISASIIMQLMSAVTPSLEALKKEGEAGRRKINQYTRYLTVILALIQGIGMTFGLAGQNLAYSSEPAFGFYFVAVTSLVTGAVFMMWLGEQITERGVGNGISMLIFAGIVAGLPGAIGQAFEQARQGELHILMLLMIGVIALAVVFFVVVMERGQRRITINHARRQAGRYSAAPAAQASHLPLKVNMAGVIPVIFASSILLFPATLAQWFGQGGEGLGAEILQWMALQLGPGQPLNIILFALLIGFFCFFYTALMFNPNEVADNLKKSGAYVPGIRPGEQTARYIDSVLTRLTLVGAVYIALVSLLPQFLVVGFNVPFYLGGTSLLIVVVVVMDFMAQVQSHLLSHQYEGLMKKSNLQSYGRR, encoded by the coding sequence ATGGCACGACCAGGATCCGGTGGAAATCCCCTGGGCAACAGCAAGGGATTGGGCGAGCTTTGGGCTCGCCTTCGTTTTCTGTTTCTAGCGATTCTTGTTTATCGACTGGGGACACATATTCCGGTGCCCGGCATTGATCCGGAAAAGCTGTCAAACCTGTTTAACCAGAACCAGGGAACCATCCTTGGCCTGTTTAACATGTTTTCAGGCGGCGCCCTGGAAAGGATGAGTATTCTGGCGCTGGGCATCATGCCCTACATCTCCGCGTCCATCATCATGCAGTTGATGAGCGCGGTGACTCCCTCTCTGGAAGCGTTGAAGAAGGAAGGGGAGGCCGGAAGACGTAAGATCAACCAGTACACCCGCTATCTGACGGTAATACTGGCCCTGATTCAGGGGATCGGTATGACTTTCGGCCTGGCAGGGCAGAACCTGGCTTACTCATCTGAGCCCGCGTTTGGTTTTTACTTTGTGGCGGTAACGTCACTGGTGACTGGTGCTGTATTTATGATGTGGCTCGGTGAGCAGATCACTGAGCGCGGTGTTGGCAACGGCATTTCCATGCTGATTTTTGCCGGTATTGTCGCCGGTTTACCCGGTGCCATCGGCCAGGCATTTGAACAGGCGAGACAGGGTGAGCTGCACATACTCATGCTGTTGATGATTGGCGTCATCGCTCTTGCTGTAGTGTTCTTTGTGGTTGTTATGGAACGCGGCCAGCGTCGCATTACGATCAACCACGCCAGGCGCCAAGCGGGACGTTACTCTGCAGCTCCAGCTGCACAGGCGAGCCACTTGCCGCTGAAGGTAAACATGGCCGGTGTAATTCCGGTAATCTTTGCCAGCAGTATCCTGTTGTTCCCGGCCACACTGGCACAGTGGTTTGGTCAGGGCGGGGAAGGTCTCGGTGCAGAGATCCTGCAGTGGATGGCGTTGCAGCTTGGACCAGGGCAACCGCTGAACATTATTCTGTTCGCACTGTTGATTGGTTTCTTCTGTTTCTTCTACACGGCGTTGATGTTCAACCCGAATGAAGTTGCGGATAACCTGAAAAAGTCCGGTGCTTATGTGCCAGGTATTCGCCCTGGAGAGCAGACGGCCCGCTATATCGATAGCGTGCTGACTCGCCTCACTCTGGTGGGTGCTGTATACATCGCACTGGTATCCCTGCTGCCGCAGTTCCTGGTGGTTGGGTTTAACGTTCCCTTCTATCTGGGGGGTACCTCACTGCTGATCGTTGTAGTCGTAGTGATGGACTTTATGGCACAGGTACAATCGCATCTGCTGTCGCACCAGTACGAGGGTTTGATGAAAAAATCTAACCTGCAAAGCTACGGTCGTCGCTAG
- the rplO gene encoding 50S ribosomal protein L15, giving the protein MRLNDLSPAPGHKHSAKRVGRGIGSGIGKTGGRGHKGQKARSGGSVRPGFEGGQMPLQKRLPKYGFTARVSRFTAEVRLAELAKVENDVIDLAALKNADIIGSHIKRAKVFLSGELTKAVTVKGLGVTKGAKAAIEAAGGKIED; this is encoded by the coding sequence ATGCGTTTGAACGACTTGTCTCCAGCACCAGGCCACAAGCACAGCGCCAAGCGCGTTGGTCGCGGTATTGGTAGCGGAATTGGTAAGACCGGTGGCCGCGGCCACAAAGGTCAGAAAGCGCGTTCCGGCGGCAGTGTTCGTCCGGGCTTCGAAGGCGGTCAGATGCCTTTGCAGAAGCGTCTTCCTAAGTACGGTTTCACCGCTCGTGTTTCTCGCTTTACCGCAGAAGTACGTCTGGCTGAGCTGGCGAAGGTAGAAAATGACGTAATCGATTTGGCAGCGCTTAAGAATGCCGATATTATCGGCAGCCATATTAAACGCGCCAAAGTGTTCCTCTCAGGTGAGCTGACCAAAGCTGTTACCGTTAAGGGTCTGGGAGTTACCAAAGGTGCAAAGGCAGCGATTGAAGCTGCTGGCGGTAAAATAGAAGACTAA
- the rpmD gene encoding 50S ribosomal protein L30, whose product MAKKTIKVTQTKSINGRLKSHQACVAGLGLRRIGHTVEVEDTPSVRGMINKVNYLVKVEGE is encoded by the coding sequence ATGGCTAAGAAGACCATAAAAGTGACCCAGACCAAAAGCATCAACGGACGCCTGAAAAGTCATCAGGCGTGCGTTGCGGGTCTGGGCCTGCGCCGCATCGGCCACACAGTGGAAGTGGAGGATACTCCCTCCGTGCGCGGTATGATCAACAAAGTAAACTACCTGGTTAAGGTTGAGGGGGAATAA
- the rpsE gene encoding 30S ribosomal protein S5: MAREKDKSNDEGLQEKLVQVNRVAKTVKGGRIFAFTALTVVGDGNGRVGFGRGKAREVPVAIQKAMESARRNMIQVDLNGDTIQYATNGRHGGSKIYMQPASQGTGVIAGGAMRSVLEMAGVHNVLAKCYGSTNPVNVVRATFKALEQMQSPEDVAAKRGKSVEEILG; this comes from the coding sequence ATGGCTAGAGAGAAAGACAAAAGCAACGACGAAGGCCTGCAGGAGAAGCTGGTCCAGGTCAACCGCGTTGCCAAGACTGTTAAAGGTGGTCGTATCTTCGCCTTTACCGCACTGACCGTAGTTGGTGATGGCAATGGCCGTGTTGGCTTTGGTCGCGGCAAGGCACGTGAAGTGCCTGTAGCGATTCAAAAGGCGATGGAATCTGCACGCCGCAACATGATCCAGGTAGACCTGAATGGTGACACCATCCAGTACGCTACCAATGGTCGCCACGGCGGTTCCAAGATTTACATGCAGCCCGCTTCCCAGGGTACCGGTGTAATTGCCGGCGGTGCTATGCGCTCCGTTCTGGAAATGGCTGGTGTACACAACGTATTGGCTAAGTGTTACGGCTCCACCAACCCGGTGAACGTAGTACGTGCAACTTTCAAAGCTCTGGAGCAAATGCAGAGCCCGGAAGATGTAGCTGCCAAGCGCGGTAAATCTGTCGAAGAGATTCTGGGCTAA
- the rplR gene encoding 50S ribosomal protein L18 translates to MNVKKASRLRRARRARAKIRELGAVRLTVNRTPRHIYAQILSAEGSAVLASASTLDKDLRSGKTGNADAAAAVGKLIAERAKAAGVEQVAFDRSGFRYHGRVKALADAAREAGLKF, encoded by the coding sequence ATGAACGTTAAGAAAGCATCTCGCTTGCGTCGTGCACGTCGTGCCCGCGCCAAGATCCGTGAGCTGGGCGCCGTTCGCCTCACCGTGAACCGCACCCCGCGCCACATTTACGCACAGATCCTGTCTGCCGAAGGCAGCGCGGTATTGGCTTCCGCCTCTACCCTGGACAAGGACCTGCGCTCTGGTAAAACTGGCAACGCTGACGCTGCTGCCGCAGTTGGCAAACTGATCGCTGAGCGCGCGAAAGCCGCTGGCGTTGAACAAGTTGCCTTCGATCGTAGCGGCTTCAGATACCATGGCCGTGTTAAGGCTCTGGCTGACGCTGCCCGCGAAGCCGGTCTGAAATTCTAA
- the rplF gene encoding 50S ribosomal protein L6, which produces MSRVANSPVVIPAGVTVDLKGQNIAVKGGSGNLDMVIHGDVEVSEAESQLTFAARNNSKQARALAGTTRALVNNMVIGVSKGFEKKLQLLGVGYRAKAAGKAVNLTLGFSHPIDYQLPEGVTAETPSQTEIVLKSSNKQLLGQVAAEIRSFRPPEPYKGKGVRYADERVYRKEAKKK; this is translated from the coding sequence ATGTCTCGAGTAGCAAATAGTCCGGTAGTTATCCCCGCAGGTGTAACCGTAGACCTGAAAGGTCAAAATATCGCTGTTAAAGGCGGTAGCGGTAACCTGGATATGGTTATTCACGGTGATGTAGAAGTGAGCGAGGCTGAAAGCCAGCTGACTTTTGCCGCGCGCAATAACTCCAAGCAGGCCAGAGCCTTGGCGGGTACCACCCGTGCTTTGGTCAATAACATGGTGATAGGCGTAAGCAAGGGCTTCGAGAAGAAGCTGCAGTTGCTGGGTGTTGGTTATCGTGCGAAAGCAGCCGGTAAAGCGGTTAACCTGACCCTGGGCTTCTCCCATCCGATCGATTATCAGTTGCCGGAAGGCGTGACTGCGGAAACTCCATCCCAGACTGAAATCGTACTGAAGAGCAGCAATAAACAGCTGCTGGGCCAAGTGGCCGCTGAGATCCGCTCGTTCCGTCCGCCGGAGCCCTACAAAGGTAAGGGTGTCCGTTATGCCGACGAGCGCGTGTATCGCAAAGAGGCCAAGAAGAAGTAA
- the rpsH gene encoding 30S ribosomal protein S8: MSMQDPLADMLTRIRNALARGKAEVTLPSSKLKVAVAKVLKDEGYVTDLNVSEGAKPELTIALKYFQGKPVIAELNRVSRPGLRAYTGKKALPTVRGGLGVAIVSTSNGVMTDRAARQAGIGGEVLCTVF, from the coding sequence ATGAGTATGCAAGATCCGTTGGCAGATATGCTGACTCGCATCCGCAATGCCCTGGCGCGCGGAAAGGCGGAAGTCACCCTGCCATCATCCAAACTGAAAGTAGCAGTGGCCAAAGTCCTGAAAGACGAAGGTTACGTTACTGATTTAAACGTAAGCGAAGGCGCTAAGCCGGAACTGACCATTGCTCTGAAATACTTCCAGGGCAAGCCGGTTATTGCCGAGCTCAATCGCGTTTCCCGTCCGGGCCTGCGCGCTTACACTGGTAAAAAAGCTCTGCCTACCGTACGTGGTGGCCTGGGTGTCGCGATCGTTTCCACCTCTAATGGTGTGATGACTGACCGCGCTGCACGTCAGGCTGGTATCGGTGGCGAAGTGCTTTGCACCGTATTCTAA
- the rpsN gene encoding 30S ribosomal protein S14 — protein sequence MAKKSMIARENKRARTAAKYAEKRQELKAIIASSTASEEEQWEAQLKLQKMPRDASPVRQQRRCRITGRPHAVYRKFGLCRNKLREAAMRGDVPGLVKSSW from the coding sequence ATGGCGAAGAAATCCATGATTGCGCGCGAAAACAAGCGCGCTCGAACCGCAGCTAAGTACGCCGAGAAGCGTCAAGAGCTGAAGGCGATCATCGCCAGTTCCACTGCTTCCGAAGAGGAGCAGTGGGAGGCTCAACTCAAGCTGCAGAAAATGCCGCGCGATGCAAGCCCGGTACGTCAGCAACGCCGCTGTCGTATTACTGGTCGCCCCCACGCTGTATACCGCAAGTTCGGCCTGTGCCGTAACAAGCTTCGTGAAGCTGCGATGCGTGGTGATGTTCCTGGCCTCGTGAAGTCCAGCTGGTAA